From Heptranchias perlo isolate sHepPer1 unplaced genomic scaffold, sHepPer1.hap1 HAP1_SCAFFOLD_558, whole genome shotgun sequence:
GGGAGTGGGCTATGGGGGTCCCGAGGAATGGGCTgtggggggtctcggggagtgggctgtgggtggggtcccggggagtgggctggggtcccggggagtgggctatgggggtcccggggagtgggctatggggggtcccggggagtgggctgtgggccGGGGGAGTGGGCtatgggggtcccggggagtgggctggggtccggggagtgggctggggtcccggggagtgggctatgggggtcccggggagtgggctaTGGGGGGTCCCGGTGAGTGGGCTGTGGGCCCGGGGAGTGGGCtatgggggtcccggggagtgggctgtgggccCGGGGAGTGGGCtatgggggtcccggggagtgggctatgggggtcccggggagtgggctggggtcccggggagtgggctatgggggtcccggggagtgggctatgggggtcccggggagtgggctgtgggcccggggagtgggctgtgggcccggggagtgggctgtgggcccggggagtgggctgtggggggtctcggggagtgggctgtgggtggggtcccggggagtgggctgtggggggtctcggggagtgggctgtgggtggggtccCGGAGAGTGGGCTGTGGGCCCAGGGAGTGTGCTGTGGGGGTCTTGAGGAGTGGACtgtgggggtcccggggagtgggctgtgggggtcccggggagtgggctTTGGGGATctcggggagtgggctgtgggggtcttgaggagtgggctgtgggggtcccagggagtgggctggggtctcggggagtgggctgtggggggtctcggggagtgggctgtgggggggtctcggggagtgggctgtgggggggtcccggggagtagGCTGTGGGcccggggagtgggctgtgggcccggggagtgggctgtggggggtctcggggagtgggctgtggggggtctcggggagtgggctgtggggggtctcggggagtgggctgtggggggtctcggggagtgggctgtgggggtctcggggagtgggctgtggggggtctcggggagtgggctgtggggggtctcggggagtgggctgtgggggtctcggggagtgggctgtgggggttctcggggagtgggctgtgggggggtcccggggagtgggctgtggggggtctcggggagtgggctgtgggggttctcggggagtgggctgttggggggtcccggggagtgggctgtggggggtcccggggagtgggctgtggggggtctcagggagtgggctgtgggggggtcccggggagtgggctgtggggggcctcggggagtgggctgtggggggtctcggggagtgggctgtgggggtctcggggagtgggctgtgggggtctcggggagtgggctgtgggggtctcggggagtgggctgtgggggttctcggggagtgggctgtggggggtcccggggagtgggctgtggggggtcccggggagtgggctgtggggggtcccggggagtgcgCTGTGGGcccggggagtgggctgtggggggtctcggggagtgggctgtggggggtcccggggagtgggctgtggggtgtctcggggagtgggctgtgggggggtCCCGGCGAGTGGGCTGTGGGGGTCCCAGAGAGTGGGCtgtgggggtctcggggagtagGCTgtggggggtcccggggagtgcgctgtgggggtctcggggagtgggctgtggggggtcctggggagtgggctgtggggggtctcggggagtgggctgtgggggtctcggggagtgggctgtggggggtcccggggagtgggctgtgggggtctcggggagtgggctgtggggggtcctggggagtgggctgtggggggtctcggggagtgggctgtgggggtctcggggagtgggctgtggggggtcccggggagtgggctgtgggggtctcggggagtgggctgtgggggctcccggggagtgggctgtgaggggtcccggggagtgggctgtgggggtcACGGGGATTTGGCTGTAGTctcggggagtgggctgtgggggtcccggggagtgggctgtgggggtcccggggagtgggctgtgggggtctcggggagtgggaTGTTCGcccggggagtgggatgtcgggggtctcggggagtgggaTGTTCAcccggggagtgggatgtcgggggtcccggggagtgggctgtgggcccagggagtgggctgtgggggtctcggggagtgggaTGTTCGcccggggagtgggatgtcgggggtcccggggagtgggctgtgggggtctcggggagtgggaTGTTCGcccggggagtgggatgtcgggggtcccggggagtgggctgtgggccCTAATGATATCCATGTCTTGGTGAAATCCTGGACCTGTGCAGTGATCGTGCCGAGCTCTGGGAATAGATTGCAGACAGGAGTGCTGTTTGGATGGAGCAGGGCCCTGGTCACTCACCCAGCTGCTCAAAAATCTCTGCTTGTACCTGAACCCGTTGCCCTGGGCAGGAAGtgtatcagctcacacacagaaaGGCAGCAGTGCAGAGAGAACATGTCCCACACTGATACAGAATTAAACCTTTCACCGCTGCACAATAAAGGCATCCATgtgagcatcaaacactcccagggacaggtacagggttagatacagagtaaagctccctctacactgtcccgtcaaacactcccagggtcaggtacagggttagatacagagtaaagctccctcagtactgaccctccgacagtgcggcgctccctcagtactgaccctccgacagtgcggcgctccctcagtactgaccctccgacagtacggcgctccctcagtactgaccctccgacagtgcggcgctccctcagtactgaccctccgacagtgcagcgctccctcagtactgaccctccgacagtgcggcgctccctcagtactgaccctccgacagtgcagcgctccctcagtactgaccctccgacagtgcggcactccctcagtactgaccctccgacagtacggcgctccctcagtactgaccctccgacagtgcggcgctccctcagtactgaccctccgacagtgcggcgctccctcagtgctgaccctccgacagtgcggcgctccctcagtactgaccctccgacagtgcggcactccctcagtactgaccctccgacagtacggcgctccctcagtactgaccctccgacagtgcggcgctccctcagtactgaccctccgacagtgcggcgctccctcagtgctgaccctccgacagtgcggcgctccctcagtactgaccctccgacagtgcagcgctccctcagtactgaccctccgacagtgcggcgctccctcagtactgaccctccgacagtgcagcgctccctcagtactgaccctccgacagtgcggcactccctcagtactgaccctccgacagtacggcgctccctcagtactgaccctccgacagtgcggcgctccctcagtactgaccctccgacagtgcggcgctccctcagtgctgaccctccgacagtgcggcgctccctcagtactgaccctccgacagtgcggcgctccctcagtgctgaccctccgacagtgcggcgctgcctcagtactgaccctccgacagtgcggcgctccctcagtgctgaccctccgacagtgcggcgctccctcagtactgaccctccgacagtgcggcgctccctcagtgctgaccctccgacagtgcggcgctccctcagtactgaccctccgacagtgcggcgctccctcagtactgaccctccgacagtgcggcgctccctcagtactgaccctccgacagtgcggcgctccctcagtactgaccctccgacagtgcggcgctccctcagtactgaccctccgacagtgcggcgctccctcagtactgaccctccgacagtgcggcgctccctcagtactgaccctccgacagtgcggcgctccctcagtactgaccctccgacagtgcggcgctccctcagtaccgaccctccgacagtgcggcgctccctcagtactgaccctccgacagtgcggcgctccctcagtaccgaccctccgacagtgcggcgctccctcagtactgaccctccgacagtgcggcgctccctcagtactgaccctccgacgctccctcagtactgaccctccgacagtgcagcgctccctcagtactgaccctccgacagtgcagcgctccctcagcactgaccctccgacagtgcggcgctccctcagtactgaccctctgacagtgcagcgctccctcagtactgaccctccgacagtgcggcgctccctcagtactgaccctccgacagtgcggcgctccctcagtaccgaccctccgacagtgcggcgctccctcagtaccgaccctccgacagtgcggcgctccctcagtacagaccctccgacagtgcggcgctccctcagtaccgaccctccgacagtgcggcgctccctcagtactgaccctccgacagtgcggcgctccctcagtactgaccctccgacagtgcagcgctccctcagtactgaccctccgacagtgcagcgctccctcagtacagaccctccgacagtgcggcactccctcagtaccgaccctccgacagtgcggcgctccctcagtaccgaccctccgacagtgcagcgctccctcagtaccgaccctccgacagtgcggcgctccctcagtaccgaccctccgacagtgcggctctccctcagtaccgaccctccgacagtgcggcgctccctcagtaccgaccctccgacagtgcagcgctccctcagtaccgaccctccgacagtgcggcgctccctcagtaccgaccctccgacagtgcggcgctccctcagtactgaccctccgacagtgcggctctccctcagtacagaccctccgacagtgcggcgctccctcagtactgaccctccgacagtgcggcgctccctcagtactgaccctccgacagtgcggcgctccctcagcactgaccctccgacagtgcggcgctccctcagcactgaccctccgacagtgcggcgctccctcagtactgaccctccgacagtgcggcgctccctcagtactgaccctccgacagtgcggcgctccctcagtactgaccctccgacagtgcggcgctccctcagtactgaccctccgacagtgcggcgctccctcagtactgaccctccgacagtgcggcgctccctcagtactgaccctccgacagtgcggcgctccctcagtactgaccctccgacagtgcggcgctccctcagtactgaccctccgacagtgcggcgctccctcagtactgaccctccgacagtgcggcgctccctcagtactgaccctccgacagtgcggcgctccctcagtactgaccctccgacagtgcggcgctccctcagtaccgaccctccgacagtgcggcgctccctcagtaccgaccctccgacagtgcggctctccctcagcactgaccctccgacagtgcagcgctccctcagtaccgaccctccgacagtgcggcgctccctcagtactgaccctccgacagtgcggcgctccctcagtactgaccctccgacagtgcggcgctccctcagtactgaccctccgacagtgcggcgctccctcagtactgaccctccgacagtgcggcgctccctcagtactgaccctccgacagtgcggcgctccctcagtactgaccctccgacagtgcggcgctccctcagtactgaccctccgacagtgctgcgctccctcagtactgaccctccgacagtgcggcgctccctcagtaccgaccctccgacagtgcggctctccctcagtacagaccctccgacagtgcagcgctccctcagtaccgaccctccgacagtgcggcgctccctcagtactgaccctccgacagtgcggcgctccctcagtactgaccctccgacagtgcggcgctccctcagtactgaccctccgacagtgcggcgctccctcagtactgaccctccgacagcgcggcgctccctcagtacagaccctccgacagtgcggcactccctcagtacagaccctccgacagtgcggcactccctcagtactgaccctccgacagtgcggcgctccctcaggactgaccctccgacagtcctccgacagtgcggcgctccctcagtaccgaccctccgacagtgcagcgctccctcagtactgaccctccgacagtgcggcgctccctcagtactgaccctccgacagtgcggcgctccctcagtactgaccctccgacagtgcggcgctccctcagtactgaccctccgacagtgcggcgctccctcagtactgaccctccgacagtgcggcgctccctcagtactgaccctccgacagtgcggcgctccctcagtactgaccctccgacagtgcagcgctccctcagtactgaccctccgacagtgcggcgctccctcagtactgaccctccgacagtgcggcgctccctcagtactgaccctccgacagtgcggcgctccctcagtactgaccctccgacagtgcggcgctccctcagtaccgaccctccgacagtgcggcgctccctcagtactgaccctccgacagtgcggcgctccctcagtactgaccctcccacagtgcggcgctccctcagtactgaccctccgacagtgcagcgctccctcagtaccgaccctccgacagtgcggcgctccctcagtactgaccctccgacagtgcggcgctccctcagtactgaccctccgacagtgcggcgctccctcagtactgaccctccgacagtgcggcgctccctcagtaccgaccctccgacagtgcggcgctccctcagtactgaccctccgacagtgcggcgctccctcagtaatgaccctcccacagtgcggcgctccctcagtactgaccctccgacagtgcagcgctccctcagtaccgaccctccgacagtgcggcgctccctcagtactgaccctccgacagtgcggcgctccctcagtactgaccctccgacagtgcggcgctccctcagtactgaccctccgacagtgcggcgctccctcagtactgaccctccgacagtgcggcgctccctcagtactgaccctccaacagtgcggcgctccctcagtactgaccctccgacagtgcggcgctccctcagtactgaccctccgacagtgctgcgctccctcagtactgaccctccgacagtgcggcgctccctcagtactgaccctccgacagtgcggctctccctcagtacagaccctccgacagtgcagcgctccctcagtaccgaccctccgacagtgcggcgctccctcagtactgaccctccgacagtgcggcgctccctcagtactgaccctccgacagtgcagcgctccctcagtactgaccctccgacagtgcggcgctccctcagtactgaccctccgacagtgcggcgctccctcagtactgaccctccgacagtgcggcgctccctcagtactgaccctccgacagtgcagcgctccctcagtacagaccctccgacagtgcggcgctccctcagtaccgaccctccgacagtgcggcgctccctcagtactgaccctccgacagtgcggcgctccctcagtactgaccctccgacagtgcagcgctccctcagtactgaccctccgacagtgcggcgctccctcagtactgaccctacgacagtgcggcgctccctcagtactgaccctccgacagtgcggcactccctcagtactgaccctccgacagtgcagcgctccctcagtactgaccctcccacagtgcggcgctccctcaatactgaccctccgacagtgcggtgctccctcagtactgaccctccgacagtgcggcactccctcagtactgaccctccgacagtgcagcgctccctcagtactgaccctccgacagtgcagcgctccctcagtactgaccctccgacagtgcggcgctccctcagtactgaccctcccacagtgcggctctccctcagtactgaccctccgacagtgcggtgctccctcagtactgaccctccgacagtgcagcgctccctcagtactgaccctccgacagtgcggcgctccctcagtactgaccctcccacagtgcggctctccctcagtactgcccctccgacagtgcggcgctccctcagtactgaccctccgacagtgcggcgctccctcagtactgaccctacgacagtgcggcgctccctcagtactgaccctcccacagtgcggcgctccctcagtactgaccctccgacagtgcggcgctccctcagtactgaccctccgacagtgcggcgctccctcagtactgaccctcccacagtgcggcgctccctcagtactgaccctccgacagtgcggcgctccctcagtactgaccctccgacagtgcggcgctccctcagtactgaccctccgacagtgcggcgctgcctcagtactgaccctccgacagtgcggcgctccctcagtactgaccctccgacagtgcggcgctccctcagtactgtccctccgacagtgcggcgctccctcagtactgaccctccgacagtgcggcgctgcctcagtactgaccctccgacagtgcggcgctccctcagtactgaccctccgacagtgcggcgctgcctcagtactgaccctccgacagtgcggcgctccctcagtactgaccctcccacagtgcggctctccctcagtactgtccctccgacagtgcggcgctccctcagtactgaccctccgacagtgcggcgctccctcagtactgaccctcccacagtgcggcgctccctcagtactgcactgggagtgtcggcctggattatgtgttcaagcctctggattgggttagagggatacggggagaaggtggggtgtTGGGCTGGTGCGGTACTCggacccacgacctcctgaccgaGCTCCCACTGAGCTAGGGCTgacacagagcccccccccctccgcctcccccaccCACGTGTCCCGGGATGGCTCGGCCCGTCTCCCGAGCCTGTCAGTGACCATCTGCCCGTTTTGTTCCAGGTTCCAATCTGGACGCGATCCACGATATCACCGTGGCCTACCCTCACAACATCCCCCAGACCGAGCGCGACCTCTTCACCGGAAACTTCCCCAAGGAAATCCACTTTCACATCCACCGCTTCTCGTCCGCCCACCTGCCCACCACGGTCGATGGGCTCCAGGAGTGGTGCTGCCTCCGCTGGCAGGACAAGGAAAGGCTGCTGAGGAACTTCTACCAAGGGGGGCGCTCATTCAGGGCCCTGGACCAAGGCCAGGTCCTCGGTCAGGGTCAAGGTCAGGTCCAGGGTCGGGTTCAGGGTCAGGGCCGTGTCCCGCCCTGCAAATCTAGAGGCAGGGTCTTCCTCATCAAGTGCTTCTCAATCCTCTACTGGACTGGCTTTGTTGGCACCATGTTTGTGCTGATCTGGCGTTATACCTTGGCCAGGTGGTATTTTGCCAGCGCGGTGATCTTCTTTGTGGCTCAGGAGAAGATATTTGGCGGCTGCGAACTGATGGAAATCGCCGTCCACAACAGGAAACCCTCTCGTCGGTGGGCGAAGAGGCAGTGACCGGCCAATCCCAGGCCACCTCCCGTCAACCGGCCAATCCCAGGGCGTCTCCCATCGATCCGTCCAATCCCCGGGCCTCTCCCATCGACCAGCTGATCCCAGGGCGTCGCCCATCGACCGTCCAATCCCAGGGCGTCTCCCATCGACCGTCCAATCCCAGGGCATCACCCATCGATCTGGCCAATCCCAGGATATCGCCCATCGATCCGTCCAATCCCAGGATATCGCCCATCGATCTGGCCAATCCCAGGATATCGCCCATCGATCTGGCCAATCCCAGGATATCGCCCATCGATCTGGCCAATCCCAGGATATCGCCCATCGATCTGGCCAATCCCAGGGCGTCTCTCATCGATCCGTCCAATCCCAGGATATCGCCCATCGATCTGGCCAATCCCAGGGCGTCTCTCATCGATCCGTCCAATCCCAGGGCCTCTCCCATCGACCTGCTGATCCCAGGGCGTCGCCCATCGACCGTCCAATCCCAGGATATCGCCCATCGATCTGGCCAATCCCAGGGCGTCTCCCATCGACCGTCCAATCCCAGGGCATCACCCATCGATCTGGCCAATCCCAGGATATCGCCCATCGACCGTCCAATCCCAGGATATCGCCCATCAATCTGGCCAATCCCAGGGCGTCTCTCATCGACCGTCCAATCCCAGGATATCGCCCATCGACCGTCCAATCCCAGGGCATCTCCCATCGACCGTCCAATCCCAAGGCGTCTCCCATTGACCGTCCAATCCCAGTATATCGCCCATCGATCTGGCCAATCCCAGGGCGTCTCCCATCGACTGTCCAATCCCAGGGCACCGGCCATCGATCTGGCCAATCCCAGGGCGTCTCCCATCGACTGTCCAATCCCAGGGCACCGCCCATCGATCTGGCCAATCCCAGGGCGTCTCCCATCGACTGTCCAATCCCAGGGCACCG
This genomic window contains:
- the LOC137315679 gene encoding lysocardiolipin acyltransferase 1-like; amino-acid sequence: SNLDAIHDITVAYPHNIPQTERDLFTGNFPKEIHFHIHRFSSAHLPTTVDGLQEWCCLRWQDKERLLRNFYQGGRSFRALDQGQVLGQGQGQVQGRVQGQGRVPPCKSRGRVFLIKCFSILYWTGFVGTMFVLIWRYTLARWYFASAVIFFVAQEKIFGGCELMEIAVHNRKPSRRWAKRQ